In Streptomyces ambofaciens ATCC 23877, a single genomic region encodes these proteins:
- a CDS encoding NAD(P)/FAD-dependent oxidoreductase, translating to MVKERARILVVGGGYVGMYTALRLQRNLRNELRRGEAEITVVTPDPYMTYQPFLPEAAAGSISPRHVVVPLRRVLDQCDVVIGEARSVDHTTRTATLTTLATEEGAGPRRLTYDELVLAPGSVSRTLPVPGLADHGVGFKTVEEAIGLRNHVLEQMDIASSTRDPALRDAALTFVFVGGGYAGVEALGELEDMARYAARYYHNVTPDDMKWILVEASGRILPEVGEELGRYTVTELRRRNIDVRLDTRLDSCVDRVAVLSDGSRFPTRTVVWTAGVKPHPILAATDLPLDDRGRLRCTPHLSVDGAPHAWAAGDAAAVPDVTAEESGRDCAPNAQHAVRQARVLGDNIAHALRGEPLDTYAHKYAGSVASLGFHKGVAHVYGRKLKGYPAWFMHRAYHLSRVPTVNRKARVLAEWALAGLFKREIVSLGSLEHPRAEFELAAGGKPSQEPPRNPKGSS from the coding sequence ATGGTGAAGGAACGTGCGCGCATTCTCGTTGTCGGCGGCGGCTACGTCGGGATGTACACGGCCCTGCGTCTGCAGCGGAACCTGAGAAACGAACTGCGGCGGGGCGAGGCCGAGATCACGGTCGTCACGCCCGACCCCTACATGACGTACCAGCCGTTCCTCCCCGAGGCGGCGGCCGGCTCCATCTCCCCGCGGCACGTCGTGGTCCCGCTGCGCCGTGTCCTCGACCAGTGCGACGTCGTCATCGGCGAAGCGCGGTCCGTCGACCACACGACGCGCACCGCCACCCTCACCACCCTCGCCACCGAGGAGGGCGCGGGGCCCCGCCGGCTGACGTACGACGAACTCGTCCTCGCGCCGGGCTCCGTCTCGCGCACCCTGCCCGTCCCCGGCCTCGCCGACCACGGCGTCGGCTTCAAGACCGTCGAGGAGGCCATCGGGCTGCGCAACCACGTCCTCGAACAGATGGACATCGCCTCCTCCACCCGCGACCCCGCCCTCCGCGACGCCGCCCTCACCTTCGTCTTCGTGGGCGGCGGCTACGCGGGCGTGGAGGCCCTCGGCGAGCTGGAGGACATGGCCCGCTACGCCGCGCGGTACTACCACAACGTCACCCCCGACGACATGAAGTGGATCCTCGTCGAGGCCTCCGGCCGCATCCTGCCCGAGGTCGGCGAGGAGCTGGGCCGCTACACGGTCACCGAACTGCGCCGCCGCAACATCGACGTACGCCTGGACACCCGCCTGGACTCCTGCGTCGACCGCGTCGCCGTCCTCAGCGACGGCTCCCGCTTCCCCACCCGCACGGTCGTCTGGACGGCCGGCGTCAAACCCCACCCGATCCTCGCCGCCACCGACCTCCCGCTCGACGACCGCGGCCGGCTCAGGTGCACCCCCCACCTGTCGGTCGACGGCGCCCCGCACGCGTGGGCCGCGGGAGACGCCGCCGCCGTCCCCGACGTCACCGCCGAGGAGTCCGGCCGGGACTGCGCCCCCAACGCCCAGCACGCCGTCCGCCAGGCCAGGGTCCTCGGCGACAACATCGCGCACGCCCTGCGCGGCGAACCCCTGGACACCTACGCGCACAAGTACGCCGGTTCCGTCGCCTCCCTCGGCTTCCACAAGGGTGTCGCGCACGTCTACGGGCGCAAGCTGAAGGGCTACCCGGCGTGGTTCATGCACCGCGCCTACCACCTCAGCCGCGTCCCCACCGTCAACCGCAAGGCACGCGTGCTGGCCGAATGGGCCCTCGCCGGACTCTTCAAACGGGAGATCGTCTCCCTGGGTTCACTCGAACATCCGCGAGCGGAGTTCGAACTCGCGGCCGGTGGAAAGCCTTCTCAGGAACCTCCGCGCAACCCGAAGGGGTCGTCCTGA